AAAACCAGTAGATAAGAGAAAAAATTGCCTTTATAAAAAATTATCATCGGACGCCCAAAGAGGGTAATCTCGAGCGTTGTAGTGCCGGACTTGGCCCAGACCAGGTCGCTGTTTTTGTAGAGAGCGTAGTTTGGGTTGATAGCGATAGTCGCCACGCGCTTGTTTGTACCCTCCATCAGAGGTTTGATTTTGCTCTTTTGGATATAGTCATTGATAAGTGGCGTTACTTTGGGCGTGGATAGCGATATCACAAACTGAAAGTCTGGACGCTTTGCCGCAAGCACATCAATAGCTTTGAGCAAAACTGGCATATGCGCTTTTATCTCTTGCTTGCGACTACCAGGCAAAACAGCGATGACTGGCTTATCCGGGTCCAGTCCCAGCTCGCCTAAAAACTCTTTGCGATCAGGTAGCGCGCTACTCTCTGGTAACTCGCGCATGAGGGGGTTGCCGACAAAACGGGCTTGCATGCTCTTGTCGAGGTAGAGCTGTTCTTCAAAGGGAAATGTATTGAGCATCTTGGTCAGTGATTTTTTCATCACATCGATACGCCACGGGCGCGAGCCCCAGACTTGAGGCGAGATAAAGTAGTAAATCGGTATATCGGGATTTTGTTTGCGCAGGTTGGTGGCAAAGTTGATGTTAAAGCCGCCAAAGTCTACAAGCAAGACAGCATCAGGCTTACGCTCACGCTCTATCTTGAGTAGAGTTTTGCGCATTTTGTAAAAAAACATGCCTTTGTTTATTACTTCAAAGATACCGAGTACTGCAAATTCACTGCAATCAAAGAGCACTTCCATGCCCTGAGCTTTCATCTCAGTGCCACCAGCGCCAAACATTTCTAAATCTGGCTGCATTTGTTTGAGTCTGGCGACAATCTTGGCTGCGTGCCTATCAGCAGAGATATCCCCGGCAATGATCATAAGTTTGGGAGCGGCATCAGACATAATCTGACCTCAATTAGAGCGTTGTTAGCGCTTAATGCCGACGTGCAAAGCCACCGTGCCCAGTGCTAGTGGTATGTGTCTGACGTCTTCGAGCCCTGCTTCTTTAAACATGGCAGTGATTTTGTCTGGCGCCGGATATGTGGAGAGCGACTCAGGCAGATATGTGTAGGCTTTTTTGTCGTTTTGCAAAATGCCGCCCACAACCGGGACGACTTTGCCAAAGTATGCCTTAAACACTGGCGCAAAAAGTGGCACCTGACAGTGACCGAGGTCGAGATTGGCTACCCGTCCGCCTGGCTTTACCACGCGTGCCATTTCGTCGAGACCTTTTTGCAAATCAGTTAAGTTGCGCAGACCAAAGCTGATGATCGCAGCGTCAAAGCTATCGTCCTCAAAAGGCAGGTCTTGTGCGTCTCCGCGTATAAAGCTGAGATCGGTATTGGTCGGTACTTTTTTTGTTTTGCGCAACGAGCGCGCGTCTGCTATGTCGAGCATATTCTGGCTAAAATCCAGGCCCACTACAGAGCTACCTGGCTCAGCCAGACGGGCAATCCAGAGCGACAGGTCGCCTGTGCCACAGCAAACATCGAGATAGTTGCCTTCGCCCACACCTTTGATAATTTCTGATACCGCTCTGATTTTCCAGCTGCGGTGCATGCCCATGCTGATTACATCGTTGCTGAGGTCGTAGCCTCTGGCGATGCGCTCAAACTGTTCGTGGACAAATTCGGCTTTTTCTTCTTGCGTAGGTAATTGAAAAGTCATTTTTGGGCCTGCTTGCTATTTAACGAAGCCGAAGCCCACCACAGTGCAATCCAGCATGAAGAGTGCAAATACGGTCCAGGTGAGACGGTCAAGTCCGGCTTCAGCACCGCGCTTGCCGCTAAATACTGTGGCTGCCGAGCCGATGCCCGCCATGCCGTCGCCTTTGGGGGCGTGCAATAGGATTAGCCCGATTAGAGCTACTGCCAAAACGGCACCGATTACAAGAAGAGCTATATATGCTGCGCTCATTAGTTTTTTTCACTTATAGACAATCAAACGCCCTAAACAGGCGCTAAAAGATTATATCCTATTAGATCTAAAGGTTTCCCCTCAGGTTAAGACCTGCATCATAGCTGTATCACGAGGTATGAAATGTCCAGCCCCAGCGTACATAGCGGCGATAAGTCGAGCCATAAAGTAGTAATTGTTGGCGGTGGGACCGCCGGTATCTCGGTAGCAGCCAGGCTCATGCGCGCAGTAGGGGATATTGATATTGCCTTGATTGAGCCCTCTGACAAACACTACTACCAGCCTCTTTGGACCCTCGTTGGGGGAGGGGTTTGCGACAAAGCAGAGAGCATGCGAGATGAATCTTCATTAATACCGACAGGCGTTAAATGGATCAAAGACAGAGTGGTGGATGTCAAGCCTGAGTCCAATGTAGTCAAGATTAGCTCGGGTGAAGAAATCCATTATGACTACCTCGTCCTGGCCCCGGGTCTGCAAATTGATTGGCACAAAATCAAAGGCTTGCCAGAGACCATGGGCAAAAACGGTGTCTGTAGCAACTATAGCTATGAGCAAGTGGACGGCACCTGGCGCACAATCAATGGTTTTAAGGGTGGCACTGCCATTTTTACTCAGCCCAATACTCCAGTTAAATGCGGCGGCGCTCCGCAAAAAATTGCTTATCTGGCTGAAGAGACTTTTAAAAATAATGGTGTCAAAGACCGTACTCACATTGTCTTTGCCTCTGCCAATGCTTCTATTTTTAGCGTGCGCAAATATGCCCAGACTCTGGACAAAGTGATTGCTCGCAAAAACATTGAGACGATGTTCCGCAATGATTTGATCGAGATTAATGGTCCTGAGCACTGGGCTCTCTTTAAACATCTCGATACGGGTGTGGAGACTAAACTGCATTTTGACATGATCCATGTCACGCCACCAATGAGCGCTCCAGACTTTATCAAGCAATCCAAAGTGGCTGACGCTGCTGGCTGGGTCGATGTCGATAAAGCCACTCTGCGTCACAATAAATACACAAACATATTTGCCCTGGGTGATTGCAGCAACTTGCCCACATCAAAGACAGGCGCGGCTATCCGTAAGCAGTCACCGGTAGTGGTGGCCAATCTTGTCTCGGCAATGCGCAATCAACCGCTCAGCGTGGAGTATGATGGTTATACTAGCTGTCCACTCGTGACAGGCTACAACAGTCTCGTCCTGGCTGAGTTTGATTATGACTTGCAGCCTCAGGAATCCTTCCCTTTTGATCAGTCGGAGGAGCGTTACAGCATGTATGTGTTTAAAAAGGATGTACTGCCTCAGATCTACTGGTATGGCATGATGAAAGGACTTGTATAGTGCCTGAGCAGGCGCCTAAGCTTCAAATGCTTTTTGATCGTTTTGTGCGGCTATTAGCTGCGGCAAAACTGCTTGAGGCAAGCGGCTGCGATGGCACTTGCCGCATCTTGCACCTGGGCGCGACTAGTGATGATCTGACTTTGTTTTTGCCAACTTATGACATAGTTGCTGCTCCATTCAATACAGCAGAAGACATGCTTGCTGTTGAGTCTTTTACTGATGATTCTTTTGATGCGGTTGTCACCATTGGTGAGTTTGAATATTTTTCTACCGCTCACCGCGCCAAGCTAATAAAGGAGCAAATGCGACTGGCTGGCTCACTTTGTCTGGTTGATTTTCCTAACTCGGACTGTCTCTCTGACTGGTTGCAACTGCTAGAGATCACATGCAGCTCGCAAGTGGCCACCTGTCTTTTGACTGGTCTGCCTTTTGCGCAAAATGTTATGGCTAGCTATACCAGAGAATTTGAACAGGTCAAACTCTACACGCATACAGACCGGACAAGCTGGTTGAGCTTTAGCGCGCTCGCTGGACTTAATAATCTGGCTGCCCGGATGATCAGTCCTCAGCTCAATTTGGAAGCGCAAGAGTATAGCCAGGTGCTACCCGCTAGCGATGATGAAAAAGTAAAAAAATGTGCTTACAACTTGGTTGTGGCTAAGCGCGCATAGTCAGACGATAGTCCCTGTAAGCAGCCACTCGACAGTGCAAGACCGCAATTGGTGTGCGCTCAGGCAATTGATGGTGGCGTATTGCTATCGAGATATCTTTGCAAAATAATTGCTGCCGCAACTTGATCCACTAACGCTTTGTTGTGTCCCGTTTTGACACCCTGAATAGTCAGGGTGCGGATGGCGCTAATGGTGCTCAGTCGTTCGTCTTCGTAGACTATTGGCAGTCCTGTCTCACGAGCTAGCTTTTTGGTAAATGAACGTACTTTTTCGCATTGTGAGCCGCTTGTGCCGTCCATGTTGGTTGGCAGTCCCACTACTATCTGGACAGCACCGTGGCGCAGAGCGATTTCTTTGACTTTTTGTACGTCGCTTTTGGTATTTGTGCGCAGCAAAGTCTCTAGACCCGCTGCCGTTAAATGCAATGGATCGCTTATGGCGACACCGATACGTCTGTCGCCTATGTCAAGACCAATAATGCGTGGTTTAGCGTTACTCATTGATCTAATATTAGCATTTTAAGAGCGCAACAATAGCCCGGCCACCGCTTTAGATGTAGATCTGATGCCCATAATCGGCTTGGGTATATATACAAAATATGCCCTTTGCCTGTAATTTTTGCAGCCAGCTATTGCCAATCAAAGGCAGTCGTCAATATAGGCCGCTGTCAGTTGGTTTTAGCCTAAAATATGTAGATAGACAATTGCTCTATAGTCAAAAACTTAACTGGAGTGGCGGATTGCAATGAGACTATATATGGTGCGTCATGGCATAGCTGTGGACGGATTGCGCGGTGGTATTACCCGCGATGCAGAGCGTCCCCTCACTGACGAGGGTCATGACGAGATGAAGTCCGTTGCTCGCGGACTACACAAGCTCAACGTTAAGCCTGATTTGATACTCTCCAGTCCGCTAATCCGCGCTAAGCAGACAGCCCAGCACATTGCTGATGCCTTTAAGCTGGAAGTAGCTATCACCGATAGTTTGGCTCCAGCTGTCAATCCGTCTCATCTATTTAAAAGTATCGCTCGTCACCCGCATGCCCGGGAGATATTTTTAGTCGGTCATGAGCCTGATATGGGCATGCTAGTTGGCACCCTGCTCTTTGCCGGGCCCGAGTGGCAAATGCCTTTTAAAAAGGCTGGCATCTGCCGCGTAGACATCACATCTTTGCCGCCAGACAATCCAGGCGTGCTCAAGTGGTACATCACGCCCAAAATAATCACGACACTGACCAAATAGATGCTGGAGGCGGCCATGCCTGCCCGTCAGCGTGCTACTTACCCGGGGTCTTTAGCTAATAATCAGGCTTTAGCCTCTTCTTCCTTTTTAGGTGGCAAGAGTATTTTGGTGATCATAAATACCACAAAGGCAATGATCACAAAGTCGATAAAAGAACCCATCAGGTGTCCGTACTTGATGGCTGCTTCGGTAACTTTGCCTGTTGTGTCTGTATAAGTACCAAGCACAATCTGAGCCTGACGCCAATCTCCGCCCTGCATCAACATGCCGATAGGAGGCATGATCAGGTCGTCTACGAGAGCAGATACCAGTTTGCTGGTGGCACCACCGATAATTACGCCGACGGCCAGCGCAAAAGCATTAGTCTCAAAAAGAAACTTCTGGAACTCATTTAACATGTGCTGAAGGGATGTCCTTTCAGGCCATGGCTGCAGCGAGAGGTCCTGGAGGCTGACAGTTGATGCGGTCAGCTTCGGATAGCGCTTCGGCTTCGATGGCCCATACATAGAGGCAGGTATAAAACGCTGATCTAATATAGATGGACATCGCAGTAGTTACAATCACGGTCATCGCCCAGAGGCTACCGCCAATCATTACTATAGGCGCTGTGGCAGGGATATGGTTGTAAAACGCAGCTCCAAAGCCAGCAATACCACCGCTGCAAACAGCAAACATAACCAAACGGTTAATAGTGTCGATACCTATTTCACCGACACCGATAGCGATTAAATTTCCTTGACCTATACGGTCTGACCGCTTGAGCGCACCCCAAAAGGATGTGCCCTCGATGACGATAGCCGGCAGGATCAGGTGCCCCGCCATAGTCCAAAAGACCTCGACTATGCCCGACAGGAAGTTGATACCCATACCAAAGATGCCGGTGCCGCGTTTGTCGCGCATAAAGCGGGCCAGGCGTTTGGCAATCAAAGTGACAATACCAAGGATGATAATGGCGGGCAGAGAGCTAAACACCGCAGCACAGGCTGTAGAGAATTTGCCGCTACCAGCTCCCTCGGTGAGGTGGCTGTATACGAGAGCTGTGGTGACGCCCTCAAGAAATCTGTTGGTCAACCACCATAAAGAAAGGATGGCGACTACTGCCAAAACGGCGTCCGGGCTGGCTGCCTCGGATAGGGCTGATAGTCCGCTCTGGTCCCATGGTCCGTTGAGGGCGGTCTGAGCCATCATCGCTTGAATGTCTTGAGGCTGCGGCATGCTCACATGTCCGCCTGCTTTGGCATGATGGGCGACGTTGTGGACAGCGCCAGAGAGGGCGGCGGGTGCGCCGGCGACAACTTTGCCAGCGGCTCCAGCAATATGACCAGCGGTGCCAGCAGCGTGCTCGGCAGCCATGCGGGATTTGCCCTCTAAAAAGAGCAAGATGGCAAAGAAGAAATTGCTAAAAACTGTCATCAGTCCGGGAATAAGCAGCCGTTTGTCCTGCCATCCCATCTTGATGGAGGCAAGGATCATCTTGAGGCCTCTTCCAAATGATTCAAACATGACTTACGTCCTCAAACACATCACGTATTAGTAAGAGAGATTGCAAGCTGGAAGGCTTGCCGGCAAATATGAATGTAGGTAGAACCTGGATTCGCCAGTACATTGTAATTAGTTGCCAAGGGAAAGTAAAGAACTTTTTTTTAGTCTAGACCTTTTTACCCACTTGCGCCTGCCTACCATGGGAGAAACCGCCATCTTTTCAACCTCTCGGGCTTTATGTGTCAAAAGGCGCCCCCACCCCGGGGGCTGGGGGGGGGGGGGGGGGGCCGCAAAAGCTGGCATAGGGGGGGGGGGTGAGCCGGGCTTCGGCTGGTCAAAATCTGAAATAACCGCCGTAGCTTGCCCTAAGGTTCGCCGGTTTCGGGCGGATATAGTCCATCGAGCAATTCTTTGTACTTTTCGGTGACGAGCTTGCGTTTGACCTTAAAAGTCGGGGTCAGCTCGTTGTCTTCGATGGTAAAGTCCTTGGCTAGTAGGGCAAACTTTTTGATTTTTTCAAAGTTGGCAAGCCCATCGTTGCGTTTATTGACCGCTGCTTCTACTTCTTTGATGATTGCTGGCTCCAGGATGAGCTTATCCATGTCGCTGCCGGCGATTTTGTGTTTGGTGGCTAGAGCTTTGACGGCATCAGCATGCAGGGTAAAAAGACAGCTAATAAATTTGCGCTTGTCACCATAAACCAGACAGTGACTGACTAGCGGGTCACCTTTGAAGAGGTTTTCGATAAATTGTGGCGCCACATGCTTGCCGCCAGCGGTGATGATGATGTCTTTTTTGCGGTCTTTGATGCGGATGTAGCCTTCATCATCGATTTCGGCAATGTCACCAGTCTTAAACCAGCCGTCTTCAAAGGCTTCTCTGGTAGCATCAGGGTCTTTGTAATAGCCGCTAAAAATCGTTGTACCGCGCACCAGTAGCTCACCATCGCTGGCGATTTTTGCCTCGACACCAGTCAGCGGTCTGCCTACTGTGCCGACACGATTTTCTTTTGGTGTGTTGCAAGCCAGTGGTGCTGTGCTCTCGGTCAGTCCATAACCCTCGACTATACACAGTCCAATGGTGTCAAAAAATTCTTGTACATCTTTTGGTAGTGGCGCTGCACCTGATACCATCATGCGCAGTCTGCCGCCAAAACGCCGGCGTATTTTGCTAAACACCAGGCGATCTGCGGCTCTTAGCTCTGCCTGGTGCAATTGTCTGGCTAGCGACTTTTGTGATTCGGCACCTTTTTCTGCGTTTGTGCGCTCGGCAGCGGTAGTTGATCTGTCTTCAAAGCTGCCTTTGATGGCGCCGACCACTTTTGCTGAGTTCCTTTTGTTTAGACCAAAAGCCCATTTGATTAAGATCTGCTGCGGCTTTGGTAGATGGCGCACTTCATACTGGATGCGCTGATAGGCTTTTTCGTAAAAGCGCGGGACACCATTGAGGATGC
Above is a window of Candidatus Obscuribacter sp. DNA encoding:
- the lpxB gene encoding lipid-A-disaccharide synthase codes for the protein MSDAAPKLMIIAGDISADRHAAKIVARLKQMQPDLEMFGAGGTEMKAQGMEVLFDCSEFAVLGIFEVINKGMFFYKMRKTLLKIERERKPDAVLLVDFGGFNINFATNLRKQNPDIPIYYFISPQVWGSRPWRIDVMKKSLTKMLNTFPFEEQLYLDKSMQARFVGNPLMRELPESSALPDRKEFLGELGLDPDKPVIAVLPGSRKQEIKAHMPVLLKAIDVLAAKRPDFQFVISLSTPKVTPLINDYIQKSKIKPLMEGTNKRVATIAINPNYALYKNSDLVWAKSGTTTLEITLFGRPMIIFYKGNFFSYLLVLLFKTVKNVGMPNILAGRQLVPELIQLDCRPDQLVKYSLDLFEVPGLKQEIETELLTLRKELGQGDYVDNCAEELLYVTSRKP
- the ubiE gene encoding bifunctional demethylmenaquinone methyltransferase/2-methoxy-6-polyprenyl-1,4-benzoquinol methylase UbiE, which produces MTFQLPTQEEKAEFVHEQFERIARGYDLSNDVISMGMHRSWKIRAVSEIIKGVGEGNYLDVCCGTGDLSLWIARLAEPGSSVVGLDFSQNMLDIADARSLRKTKKVPTNTDLSFIRGDAQDLPFEDDSFDAAIISFGLRNLTDLQKGLDEMARVVKPGGRVANLDLGHCQVPLFAPVFKAYFGKVVPVVGGILQNDKKAYTYLPESLSTYPAPDKITAMFKEAGLEDVRHIPLALGTVALHVGIKR
- the secG gene encoding preprotein translocase subunit SecG gives rise to the protein MSAAYIALLVIGAVLAVALIGLILLHAPKGDGMAGIGSAATVFSGKRGAEAGLDRLTWTVFALFMLDCTVVGFGFVK
- a CDS encoding NAD(P)/FAD-dependent oxidoreductase, whose translation is MSSPSVHSGDKSSHKVVIVGGGTAGISVAARLMRAVGDIDIALIEPSDKHYYQPLWTLVGGGVCDKAESMRDESSLIPTGVKWIKDRVVDVKPESNVVKISSGEEIHYDYLVLAPGLQIDWHKIKGLPETMGKNGVCSNYSYEQVDGTWRTINGFKGGTAIFTQPNTPVKCGGAPQKIAYLAEETFKNNGVKDRTHIVFASANASIFSVRKYAQTLDKVIARKNIETMFRNDLIEINGPEHWALFKHLDTGVETKLHFDMIHVTPPMSAPDFIKQSKVADAAGWVDVDKATLRHNKYTNIFALGDCSNLPTSKTGAAIRKQSPVVVANLVSAMRNQPLSVEYDGYTSCPLVTGYNSLVLAEFDYDLQPQESFPFDQSEERYSMYVFKKDVLPQIYWYGMMKGLV
- the ruvX gene encoding Holliday junction resolvase RuvX: MSNAKPRIIGLDIGDRRIGVAISDPLHLTAAGLETLLRTNTKSDVQKVKEIALRHGAVQIVVGLPTNMDGTSGSQCEKVRSFTKKLARETGLPIVYEDERLSTISAIRTLTIQGVKTGHNKALVDQVAAAIILQRYLDSNTPPSIA
- the sixA gene encoding phosphohistidine phosphatase SixA, encoding MRLYMVRHGIAVDGLRGGITRDAERPLTDEGHDEMKSVARGLHKLNVKPDLILSSPLIRAKQTAQHIADAFKLEVAITDSLAPAVNPSHLFKSIARHPHAREIFLVGHEPDMGMLVGTLLFAGPEWQMPFKKAGICRVDITSLPPDNPGVLKWYITPKIITTLTK
- the mscL gene encoding large conductance mechanosensitive channel protein MscL is translated as MLNEFQKFLFETNAFALAVGVIIGGATSKLVSALVDDLIMPPIGMLMQGGDWRQAQIVLGTYTDTTGKVTEAAIKYGHLMGSFIDFVIIAFVVFMITKILLPPKKEEEAKA
- a CDS encoding long-chain fatty acid--CoA ligase: MAATPDKTIVDVFWRRVRDTPESPAIMHKVQGQYTTVIWREHGLIVELAMAGLAKNGISAGAHVAILSHSNPKWTWADLAILSLGCVTVPIYPTLAIAEVDYLVRHSEVSCIFAEDESQLNKLLAVKNTPPNLKSIVLLSGSAPPSRDNLRIMTWDDLLKDGEIYLLAHKEELNNLRQAITPETLASIVYTSGTTGVPKGVMLHHRQIISVCQSIGERLDFSERDLVLSFLPLSHVYERVGGQFMSVFFGVTMAYAEGIETVPKNMVETRPSILNGVPRFYEKAYQRIQYEVRHLPKPQQILIKWAFGLNKRNSAKVVGAIKGSFEDRSTTAAERTNAEKGAESQKSLARQLHQAELRAADRLVFSKIRRRFGGRLRMMVSGAAPLPKDVQEFFDTIGLCIVEGYGLTESTAPLACNTPKENRVGTVGRPLTGVEAKIASDGELLVRGTTIFSGYYKDPDATREAFEDGWFKTGDIAEIDDEGYIRIKDRKKDIIITAGGKHVAPQFIENLFKGDPLVSHCLVYGDKRKFISCLFTLHADAVKALATKHKIAGSDMDKLILEPAIIKEVEAAVNKRNDGLANFEKIKKFALLAKDFTIEDNELTPTFKVKRKLVTEKYKELLDGLYPPETGEP